The Candidatus Neomarinimicrobiota bacterium DNA window TATTAATCTTAATAGTGTCATTATCGGAATAAGTCCCGATTCACCAAAAAGTCATAAAAACTTTGCTGAAAAACATGAATTAAAGGTATTGCTATTAAGCGATCAGGACCATAAAGTTGCTGAACAATATGGGGTATGGCAACTTAAAAAAAGATGTGGAAGAGAATCATGGGGCATTGTAAGGACAACATTCTTAATTAGTCCAACAGGGAAAATCGAAAAGATATGGGAAAATGTGAAAGTAGATGGACATGCTGAAGATGTCAAATGTGAATTAAAAAACTTACATGACTAAATAAAACTGGAGGGAAATAACATGGAAAAAAATGTTGGCAAACTTGATCAAGTATTGAGAATTGTAATAGGTATAGTTTTACTTCTTCTCGGGCTTTTCTTCACTGGCGGATGGTTTGCAAAAGTACTCATAATACTGGGCTTCATAGGACTTATTACAGGTATCCTTGCAAAATGCCCACTGTACGCTTTGTTTAATATTAACACATGTAAAGTAAAAGAAGAAAAAGAAAAAAAGAAAGCCGAATAATAATTTTTGTTTTCTATTTAACAGATACTTATCAAAATAAAGAATCCATGCCTATTAGGGAGTTTTTATGTATAAATTGTAATCATAAATTTGAGGAACTTGTATTTAAATCTGATGATGTATCCTCAATAAAGTGTCCAAGGTGTAATAGCAAATCATTAAAAACTCTTATCTCAACTTTTTCATCACCAAGGGGAACATCATTATCAAGTACAAATAGCAGTTCATCTTCAAGCTGCTCAGCCTGTTCTACACGCACCTGCTCCATGTGCGGGAGATAAAATTTGGAAGAAAAAAGCCACAACAAAAGCAATAAAATCGTAAAAATCTTTGCTGCTTCCTCATTCCTGAATGACATGGGTTCAGATATGATATACCCTATATGGCCTGCTTTTGTTACTCAATTTCTTGGTGCAAATCTTACAATCCTGGGATTTATTGATGGACTCGGTGAGGCACTTGTTTCTATTTCGAAATCACTTTCAGGGCTTCTTTCTGATAAAATTAGAAAAAGGAAAGTTTTTATATGGACAGGTTATCTGATGGGATTATTATCGAGAATTGGATATGCTTTATCGAAAAGCTGGATTTGGTTAATTCCGTTTAAAGTACTTGATAGATCTGGAAAAATAAGAAGTGCTCCAAGGGATGCACTTGTAGCAGAAGTATCGGTTGATACAAACAGAGCAAAAAACTTCGGACTACTTCGTGCTATGGATCACTTAGGAGCTGTAGTCGGTATTCTTCTAAGTCTTTTACTATTTAAATATTTGGGGTATCGCAAATTATTTCTAATCGCTGCCATTCCAACATTCATAGCCGTTTTACTGGTCATATTTGGTATTAAAGAAACAAAAAAAGATTTTATTAAAGTCAAAACAGATTTCAAGGTGAAATATCTTTCAAAAGATTATTTTTTATTCCTTATATCCTCTGCCATCTTTTCCCTTGGCGCTTTCAGCTATTCATTTCTATTAATTCTTTCCAGAGAAAAAGGATACGCGACTATCAATATGCCCATTTTCTATTTAATTTTTACAATAGCTGCCACTCTATTTGCTCTCCCATCCGGATCACTTTCAGACAAAGTGGGAAGGAAATTTGTAATTTTCATTGGATATATTGTATGGATACTGGTCTGTTTAGCTTCAATCTATTTTCCGAGAGGAATTGGTATAATAATCCTTTTTATTCTCTATGGCATGCACAAAGGAATATTAGAGCCTGTCCAGAAAGCATTTGTGTCTGAGTTAGCACCTGAAAAATACAAAGCCAGCGCCATTGGCTTATATCAAATGATTATCGGACTATGTGCACTACCTGCATCAATGATAGCGGGCTTTTTATGGGATAAATTCGGGCTTATTTATCCGTTCTCACTATCAATTCTATTGACTATATTATCTGTAATAATTGTTATAACAATAAAAGAAAAAAGATTAAGCGCTGAATAAATTATCTATTTTCTTCATTACTGAGTCATCCAACTCTATGCTATATGCTTTCAAATTTTCCTCAAGCTGAGATACCTTTGTCGCTCCAAGGATAATGCTTGTAACACCCTCTCTTTTCTTCAACCAGGCAAGAGCAAGTTGAGCTCTTGTACACCCAACCTTATCAGCTATCTTTTTAAATTTTTTTACTTTTTCTATAACTTCTTCTTTATAATGTCGCTGTCTAACCTCTTCGTATTTCTCAAGTCTTGATCCTTTCGGTATACCATCATCATATTTACCCGTCAACACACCTGAAAGAAGAGGGCTAAATACAATTGCCCCAATTTTATATTTATTTATCGCTGGCTTCACTTCCTTTTCAAAATGATCCTGTATGATCAAATTATAAATTGGTTGTTCTACGATAGGTTTATATAATCCGTATCTTTCACATAGTAAAAAGGCTTCCTGTATTTGCTTAAATTCCCACATACTTGTACCCCAGTATAAAATCTTACCCTGATGAACCAAATCATCCATAGCCCTTAATACTTCTTCAATTGGTACTTCTGGATCATATCTATGACAATAATAAATATCTACATAATCTGTACCTATTCGTTTCAAACTTCTATCTATTGATTCAATTATGTGTTTCCTAGATAATCCTTTATCGTTAACGTCCTCACTCATAGGCCAGAATACCTTTGTAGCCAGGACAAGTGTATGCCTGGGGAAATCCTTCAAAACCTCACCCATTAATTTCTCCGCTTGCCCAAAAGCGTATACATCAGCCATATCATAATAATTCACAGCATAATCATGTGCTTTATAAATAATATCACGTACAACCTTCTTATCTTTTACAAGATCACCAAAAGTAGTCCACCCACCAAGTCCAAAAATACTAACTTTTAATCCACTTTCACCAACATTTCTAAACTCCATTAAAAATTACCTCCATTCGTTTTAATTGCCTCGAACGTCCTTACCCCAGTTTAACTTTGCCCTTATCGTCTTGAAGAATGTTTCTCCTGGTAGCCTTATTATATTCAAATGAAAATCTGCCTTATAAATTACAACTTCCATACCACGGCTCAATGGTGTTTTAATTTGTCCATCTGTTGATAAAAAAGGTGTACTTCCCAAATTTTCCACTTTAATAGTAATCTTCTGCCTATCGGTAATAACAAGCGGTCTTGCTGTAAGTGTGTGGGGACATATTGGATTTACCACTATTGCTTCAAGACAGGGATAAATAATAGGGCCACCAGCCGAGAGGTTATAAGCCGTGGAACCTGTTGGTGTAGAAATTATCAAACCATCAGCCCTATAAGTATTAAGAAATTCATCATTTATATAAATCTTTATCTTTATCATACTTATACTGTCGCCTTTATCAACCACAAAATCATTGTATGCATATAAGCTTAAACTTTTACTATTTTCTTTTTTTACATCGGCCCTTAGAACACTACGCTTCTCAATCTTATATTGATTATTAAATATAAATTCAAGTTTTTCCCTGTAATTTCCCGGTGAAATTTCCGCTAAAAAACCAAGACCTCCAAGATGAACACCAACTATTGGTTTTTCACTTTCACCAATAATACGAGCTGTTTTTAAGAATGTCCCATCTCCACCAACACTTATAATTATCTCTGCCTGCTTTATAATATCCTCATTTTCAAGAATTTCTATATCATCTTTAATTCCAAGTTCCTTAGAGACCAAAACCTTGTGATTTTTCTTATTTAAAAATGATACTATATCATTTAAAAATGCTATATTTTCTATTTTTGGATTTACAAATAATCCTATAACCATGATACTATTCCTCAAAATCTTTTAACTCATATTCACCATTATCTTTTTTCATAAGAATTTGCACCCTTTTTTCAAGAGCTGATAAATGTTCCGAACACATATTTGACAATTTCATCCCTTCTTCAAAGAGTTCAATAGCGTCTTCAAGGGTCTTACCCCCAGTTTCAAGTTCAGAAACAATTTGTTCTAATCTTTTTATAGCTTCTTCTAAGTTAAATTTATCCTTTGACATCTATTCTCTCCATTTAAAAAACCTAAATACATTCAATTTACAACCGCTCCAAAATTACCATCAGAAACCTCAATACTCAATGAGTCGTCTTTCTTTACATCGCCGCATCTTTTTACAATTTTATTCTCAGGCATTTTATATACAATTGAATAACCACGATTCAGAACTGATTTCGGGTTTAAGGCATTCAATTTCCCAATTATTTCCTTCAATTTAAATCCACAGGTGTCAATATGTTTTTTAATAGCATTATAAAGTCTTATTTCAAGCTCATCTAATCGCTGGACTTTATCCATGATCATATTCTCAGGCTTAAATCTATAAAGACGAGATTTAAGATCTGACGACCTTTCCATATATCTGGACAACAGATTATTAAGGTCTCTTTCAATTCTTTTTAACAAATACTCAATTTTGTTGAAAATTTCTTTCCTGTCGGGGAAAACAATCTCGGCTGCAGCAGATGGCGTAGGAGCCCTCAAGTCTGCGGCAAAATCAGACAAAGTAAAATCTATCTCATGCCCAACGGCACTGATAATTGGTATTTCTGATTCATTAATGGCTCTTACCACCTTCTCTTCATTAAATGCCCATAAATCTTCCAGTGAACCACCACCCCTACTGATTATTATCAGATCAACGTTTTTTTCTTTATTGAAATATTTTATACCTTCTACTATAGTATCTGCCGCTTCCTCCCCCTGAACAAGAGCAGGAAAAATTATTATTCTTATAGCAGGATTTCTTCTCCTTGATATATTTAAAATATCACGTATCGCAGCGCCTGAGGAGCTTGTTATAACTCCTACTAATCGTGGCATAAAAGGTATGGATTTTTTTTTCGATTCGTCAAATAAACCTTCAGCTGCTA harbors:
- a CDS encoding MFS transporter; protein product: MGSDMIYPIWPAFVTQFLGANLTILGFIDGLGEALVSISKSLSGLLSDKIRKRKVFIWTGYLMGLLSRIGYALSKSWIWLIPFKVLDRSGKIRSAPRDALVAEVSVDTNRAKNFGLLRAMDHLGAVVGILLSLLLFKYLGYRKLFLIAAIPTFIAVLLVIFGIKETKKDFIKVKTDFKVKYLSKDYFLFLISSAIFSLGAFSYSFLLILSREKGYATINMPIFYLIFTIAATLFALPSGSLSDKVGRKFVIFIGYIVWILVCLASIYFPRGIGIIILFILYGMHKGILEPVQKAFVSELAPEKYKASAIGLYQMIIGLCALPASMIAGFLWDKFGLIYPFSLSILLTILSVIIVITIKEKRLSAE
- the xseB gene encoding exodeoxyribonuclease VII small subunit gives rise to the protein MSKDKFNLEEAIKRLEQIVSELETGGKTLEDAIELFEEGMKLSNMCSEHLSALEKRVQILMKKDNGEYELKDFEE
- a CDS encoding NAD(+)/NADH kinase — translated: MVIGLFVNPKIENIAFLNDIVSFLNKKNHKVLVSKELGIKDDIEILENEDIIKQAEIIISVGGDGTFLKTARIIGESEKPIVGVHLGGLGFLAEISPGNYREKLEFIFNNQYKIEKRSVLRADVKKENSKSLSLYAYNDFVVDKGDSISMIKIKIYINDEFLNTYRADGLIISTPTGSTAYNLSAGGPIIYPCLEAIVVNPICPHTLTARPLVITDRQKITIKVENLGSTPFLSTDGQIKTPLSRGMEVVIYKADFHLNIIRLPGETFFKTIRAKLNWGKDVRGN
- the xseA gene encoding exodeoxyribonuclease VII large subunit, giving the protein MNNQHIYTVTELSIIVKDLIEGNIPPVWVKGEISNLSQSRKGHIYFSLKDKESLINCVLWRDVSYNIPFNIENGMSVIIFGEVVVYTPQSQYQIKVYDLKPAGIGNLYLEFLRLKEKLAAEGLFDESKKKSIPFMPRLVGVITSSSGAAIRDILNISRRRNPAIRIIIFPALVQGEEAADTIVEGIKYFNKEKNVDLIIISRGGGSLEDLWAFNEEKVVRAINESEIPIISAVGHEIDFTLSDFAADLRAPTPSAAAEIVFPDRKEIFNKIEYLLKRIERDLNNLLSRYMERSSDLKSRLYRFKPENMIMDKVQRLDELEIRLYNAIKKHIDTCGFKLKEIIGKLNALNPKSVLNRGYSIVYKMPENKIVKRCGDVKKDDSLSIEVSDGNFGAVVN
- a CDS encoding DUF2892 domain-containing protein, which translates into the protein MEKNVGKLDQVLRIVIGIVLLLLGLFFTGGWFAKVLIILGFIGLITGILAKCPLYALFNINTCKVKEEKEKKKAE
- a CDS encoding zinc ribbon domain-containing protein yields the protein MPIREFLCINCNHKFEELVFKSDDVSSIKCPRCNSKSLKTLISTFSSPRGTSLSSTNSSSSSSCSACSTRTCSMCGR
- a CDS encoding peroxiredoxin, whose protein sequence is MVKVGDIASDFCLPDQNDNKVCLKDFRGKWVVLYFYHKDNSSGCTKEAKEFTSLIDEFINLNSVIIGISPDSPKSHKNFAEKHELKVLLLSDQDHKVAEQYGVWQLKKRCGRESWGIVRTTFLISPTGKIEKIWENVKVDGHAEDVKCELKNLHD
- a CDS encoding aldo/keto reductase family protein, which codes for MEFRNVGESGLKVSIFGLGGWTTFGDLVKDKKVVRDIIYKAHDYAVNYYDMADVYAFGQAEKLMGEVLKDFPRHTLVLATKVFWPMSEDVNDKGLSRKHIIESIDRSLKRIGTDYVDIYYCHRYDPEVPIEEVLRAMDDLVHQGKILYWGTSMWEFKQIQEAFLLCERYGLYKPIVEQPIYNLIIQDHFEKEVKPAINKYKIGAIVFSPLLSGVLTGKYDDGIPKGSRLEKYEEVRQRHYKEEVIEKVKKFKKIADKVGCTRAQLALAWLKKREGVTSIILGATKVSQLEENLKAYSIELDDSVMKKIDNLFSA